The window GGGCGTCGTCAACTACATCATGGGGCTTTCATTCATCACGGAGGGTGCGATCCCGTTTGCGGCGGCCGACCCCCTGCACGTGATTCCGTCGTGCGTCATCGGCTCGGCGACAGCGGGCGGCCTGTCGATGTTCTTCGACTGCACGCTGCGCGCCCCGCACGGCGGCATCTTCGTCGTGCCGACGATCGGCAACCCGCTGCTCTATCTCGTCGCGATTTTCACCGGCGCCGTCCTCAGCGCGCTCTGCCTCGGCATCGTCAAGAAGAAGGTCGCAGAGTGACGGCGCTGAAGAAGGACGGCACACGCTGAAATTCACTTGAAGGGACTGGAAACCATGCAGGAAACTCCCGTGCGCCTGCCGCACGATCACGGCCATCAAGGAGCCGCCCTGCCGCACATGCCCGATGCGGATACGCTCGCCACGGTATCGGCGGCCATGAAGCAGCTCGGCGACGCGACGCGGCTGCATATCTTCTGGTTCCTGTGCCATTACGAGGAATGTGTGATCAACATCGCCGCTTACATGCAGATGTCGAGTCCGGCGATCTCGCACCACTTGCGGCTCTTGAAGGCGAGCGGCCTCATCACCTCGCGGCGCGAAGGCAAGGAGATGTACTACCGCGCGGCCGAGACGCCGCTCGTCGAGGAACTGCACCATACAGTTGAACGAGTCGGGCGCATCTCATGCCCGCGATAAGAAAAAACAGGCGCAAGGCAAGCGTGCTTGCCTTGCGCCTGTTTTCCATAAAAAGTAAAGGAGGATTCCATGTCATATACGGATTTTCAAATCGGCGAGAAATTTCCCCTGCCTATCCGCCAGCAAGGCGAGGGCGGGCTTTTTCAAGTCGACGCGAACGGCGCGATGTTCATCCTGCAGCTCGCCAAGAGCGACATCATCGCCATCGAGGCCTTTCGCACGGGAGAGATGGAGCTTGCCCTCTACGAGACGGAAGGCGTCCTCTTCCTTCTCTATCGGATTCCCGGCATCTTCAAGGACGGCTGGGGCGACGCGCCGCTTTCCTTCGGCGGTCTTTCCAAGGGGCATCTGCCGTCAGAGGAGTCGCTCGCGAGAGCATCGCTGCACCTCTGCCTCGTCGACGCGCGGCTTTCTCTGCTGCTCGCACAGCGCGAGGCGCAGATGCCCGCCCCGTTCGCCGATTTTTTGCGCCGCCACACGCTTTCCGCCTTAGGAGCGCCTCTCGCGCCGCAGGACTTCGCCGTGCGCGTGCAAAGCATCTGGCAGCGCATGAGTCCCGCCGAGATGCGCGAGAAGGCCGCCGTCGTCTGGGAGATTCCGCTCGCGCTCAAGGGCGCTACGCTGCATTGACGCGCACGAGGAAAGGAGAATTCGCATGAAGCCGAAAATCTGCATACTGACGACGGGCGGCACGATCGCAGGCGCGGCGGCGCGTTCCGATGCGCTCACAGGCTATCGTGCGGGCGCACTCGGCGCGGACGAACTTCTCGCCGCCGTGCCCGAAATTGCAGACGTCTGCGCCATCGAGAGCGAGGAGATCGCCGCCATCGACAGCAAGGATATGACGGATACAGTCTGGCTGCATCTTGCCGCCCGCATCAAAGCGGTGCTCGCTGCGGGCGCGGCGGGCGTCGTCGTCACGCACGGCACGGATACGCTCGAAGAGACGGCATACTTCCTACAGCTTGTCGTAAAGAGCGAAAAGCCCGTCGTCCTGACGGGCGCAATGCGTCCCGCGACGGCGCTATCCGCCGACGGCCCCTTGAACCTCCTCGACGCCGTGCGACTTGCCGCCAGCCCCGAAGCGCACGGACAGGGCGCGCTCGTCGTGCTGAACGGCGAAATCCACAGCGCACGCGACGTCCAAAAGGTGCATACGACGGCCGTGCAGGCGTTCGTCTCGCCCGATGTCGGTGCGCTCGGCCGCATGGAAGACGGGACGCCGCATTTTCGCCGCCGCGTGCTCACGCGTCATACGCGCGAGAGCGAATTCGACCTTGCGGGCGTGACGACCCTTCCCTATGTGCCGATCCTCTACGGCCATGCAGGCGCGGACATCCGTCTCGCCCGCGCCGCCATCGAGAGCGGCGCGGCGGGCGTCGTCCACGCGGGCACAGGCAACGGCAGCATACACGAAGCGCTGCTCGCGACACTCGCTGATGCCGCAGGAAAAGGCATCCCCGTCGTGCGCGCGAGCCGCACGGGCGCGGGCGCGGTTCTCTTCGCCGAGAGCGCCTACGCGGACGCGGGCTTCATCGACGCCGACACGCTGCCGCCCGCCAAGGCGCGCATCCTGCTCGCTCTCGCGCTCTTAAAGACAAACGACCGCAACGAAATCCGGCGCATGTTCCACGAGTATTGATACAAAAGGGCTTTCATGCACAGACAACAGCGCATGAAAGCCCTTTCCCCAAAAGACGCGCGAAGAAGTCTTGTGCGTCCCACTGGAATAACTGCCCGCGATGGAGTATAATAGAGAGAGTATGATTTGGGGTCGTGTGCCGTCCGAAGGGAGAGTTACATGAAGGCCTATGAGTTGAAAATCGCTTTGCGCGGACAGTCGCCGGAGGTTTGGCGGCGCGTTCTCGTGCCCGAGGAGCTGACGTTTTCACAGCTCGCGCTCGTCTTCAACCTGGCGATGGGTTGGGAGAAGGAAACGGTGTTCTCCTTCCTGCTGCCGCACAAGAAGATGGTCATCACCGAACTGTCGGAAGAGCAGGCGCATGGCGAGCGCCTGAAAGAAGCTGCCGTGGTGCAAATCTGCAGCCATCTGGAACGTGCGGGCGCCTTCCTTTACCTCTACGCAAACCGGCGCGAGATGCGCCACGACGTGCATCTGGAGAATATTGTCGAGCCGTGGAGCGGCAGAGCGCCGCAGGTGCTCGAATGGAGCGGTGCGCGCACGGCGGCGGCAGTACTCGAAGGCGCGAAAGATGCGAAAGACAGCGTCCGCTACGATATGGACGCCGTGAACGAGAAGCTCGCCCTTTGGTGCCGTCTTGACCGACGGCGCTACGAGGATCGCCCGCTGGCAAAGCTGTACGAAGATATGGAGGCGGGGAGATACGGCTTCTCCGCCTACAAGTACAAGATGCGCTCCATCGAGGGGGCGAACGCCACACCGGAAGCACAGAAGACCTTCTTTTCCACGGTCTTTCACCAGCGCCTGCAGGATACGGAGGACGAAGAGCGCGTGCCGCCGACGCTTCGCGACATGTTCGCAGGCTTCGCCAAGGAAGAGCTGCTCTCGATTGCCGAGCAAAAAGGCATCGAGGTGCGCCACGGCATGCGCAAGCAGGACATCATCCGTCAGCTGACGAAGCAGATGCTCGATCCTCGCGTCATGGAAGAGTACTTCCTCTGCCTGAGCGACGAAGAGGTCCTTTCCCTGCAGCAGCTGCTCGCGAACCTTGACGACTTCGAGGAAGAATCCGAGCACAACTTCGAGACCCTTTCGACTGCGGGCTACATCGCCGAAACGCCCGAATTTGAACTCGTCATCTCGCGCGACGTCGCCGCAGGATTCATCCCCTTCGCCGTGGACATGGGCGAGGAGCTGTACAACAGGCGCAGAAGGCGCACATGGCTCATCAACACGATTCTCACGGCGAACGTCCTCTACAGCGTGACGCCGCTCGACATCCTGTGCCGCATCTACAACCAAGGCGGCATCGGCGACCTGAAGCCTGCAGAACTCAAAAAGGAAATGGAAAAGATTCCTCCCGAGTTCCTCGCCGGCTACTGGCAGCGAGGCGACGTCTTCATCTCCGAAGGGCTGGACGAAGAGGAGATCCGCGTCATCCTGGAATCGCAGGGCGACGGCGACTTCTACATCCCCGCCACAGAGGAAATCCCTCTCTTCGCACAGGGGCTTGCGCTTTCCGATCCGAACGACGAGCAGGCGCTGGGTCTCTTCTTCCACGAAACGCTCTCCTACGATGAGGAGGAAACCGTGGAAATCATGCGGCACATCCATTGGACACTGCTCGCGGGCGCTCCCGTTTCCTTCGTGCGCGACATGCTCAAGGACGACGGCTATTTCGACGCTCTGACGAAGGAACAGGACGTCACCCTGCGCCGCCTGCTGAACCGACTGCACGACAGCACGCGCTCCGTCGCGAACCGCGGCTTCACGACGAATGAGATCAAGGAGCGTCAGCAGGCAGCACGCGCAAAAAAAGAAGAGCGCAAGAAGGCCTCGCGCCAAAAAGTCATTTTTTTGAAAGACAGGAACAAGGAGAAATCACATTGAGCAATCTGGACGTAGGTATCGTAGGTCTGCCGAATGTCGGCAAGAGCACCCTTTTCAACGCGATTACGAAGGCGGGCGCAGAAGCGGCGAACTATCCCTTCTGCACGATCGAGCCGAACGTCGGCGTCGTCGACGTGCCCGACGCTCGCCTTGCAGTGCTGCACGAGATGTACCAGTCGAAGAAGACGACGCCCGCCTCCGTGCGCTTCGTCGACATCGCGGGACTCGTCGCGGGCGCGTCGAAGGGCGAAGGACTCGGCAACAAGTTCTTGGAGCACATCCGGCAGGTCGACGCCATCGCCCACGTCGTGCGCTGCTTCGAGGATACGAACATCACGCACGTCGCGGCGACGATCGACCCCGTGCGCGACATCGAGACGATCTTGACGGAGCTGTGCCTCGCCGATCTCGAAGTCCTCGAAAAGCGCATCATGAAGCTCGCCAAGCTCGCCAAGAGCGGCAGCAAGGAAGCGAAGGCAGAGGACGAGGTGCTGCGCCGCATCAAGGCTTGCCTCGAAGAGGGCAAGTCGGCCAGAAGCCTCGACCTCACGGAGGACGAGCTATCGCTCATCCGCGAGATGAACTTCCTGACCTTGAAGCCCATGCTCTACGTCGCCAACGTTGCCGAGGACGAGGCGGCAAAGGACGGCGCAGGAAATGCGCACGTCGCCGCCGTGCGCGACTACGCGGCAAAGGAAGGCTCGGAAGTCGTCGTCGTCTCGGCGCGCGTAGAGTCGGAAATCGCCGAACTCGACGCAGAAGATGCGAAGGCCTTCCTCGAAGAACTCGGCCTTACGGAAAGCGGACTCGACCGTCTGATCAAGGCGGCATTCGAGCTTCTGGGACTCTTGACGTTCCTGACGGCAGGGCCGGACGAGTGCCGCGCCTGGACGATCGTGCGCGGCACGACGGCGCCCAAAGCGGCAGGCAAGATTCACTCCGACATCGAACGCGGCTTCATCCGCGCGGAGATCGTCAACTACGACGACCTCGTCGCTGCGGGCAGCACGGCGGCCGCCCGCGAAAAGGGGCAAGTGCGCCTCGAAGGCAAGGACTATGTGATGCAGGACGGCGACGTGACGTACTTCCGCTTCAACGTGTGAGTTTGCAGCGCGTGATACTGGGGACGGGGCGCGTGCGCCGCTTCCCCGATCTATTTCTATCGCAATAGGAGGCGGCGGCCATGACAGCACAAAAGCGGATCTTTGCGGCAGTCCTGCTCACGTCCTTCATGGGGCCGTTTCTCGGCAGCTGCATCAACATCGCCATCCCGACGATCGCCGTGGAGTTCTCGTGCCTCGCGACGGATCTCTCGTGGCTCGCGACCGCCTTCCTCTTGGGTGCCGTCGCCCTGCTCCTGCCTTTTGGCCGCATGGCGGACATCCTCGGCCGATGTCGCATCTACGCGATCGGCACGGCGGCGATGGCCGCCGTCTCCTTCATCGCGGCATTTTCCCCCTCGGCCTCCTTCCTCATCGCCATGCGCGCCCTGCAGGGACTGTCCCTGGGGCTCGTCTTTTCGAGCGGCATGGCGCTCCTCGTGGCGGCACATCCCGCAAAGCAGCGCGGGCGCGCCATCGGCTACTCCGCCGCCGCCACCTACGTCGGACTGTCCTTGGGGCCTGTGATCGGCGGTCTCGTCACGCAGCACCTGGACTGGCGGCTTCTCTTCGTCCTCACCTCCATCGTCATCCTCGTGAGCAGCCTGCTCGTGCGCACAATCAAAGAAGATTGGTACGGCGAGCGAGAAGGCGGCTTCGATCTGCCCGGCGCCGTCTTCTACACGGCTGCGAGCACGCTGACGCTCTACGGGCTTTCCTCTCTCGCCGCCTTCCCCTGGATGCGCTTCGTTCTTCTCGCGGGACTCGTCTTTCTCGCGCTCTTCCTTTGGCAAGAGCGGCGGGCGAGCACGCCGCTCCTTCATCTCTCGCTTTTTGCGAACACGGTCTTTGCCATGAGCAACCTCGCCGCGTTTTTGAACTACAGCGCGACCTATGCGATCGGCTTCTTGCTCTCGCTCTACCTGCAGCTCGTGCGCGGCCTCGACGCTTCGACGGCGGGCGTCGTCCTGCTCCTGCAGCCCTTGATGATGGCGATCCTCTCGCCCATCGCGGGAGCGCTCTCCGACAAACACGAGCCGCGCCTCGTCGCGAGCTTCGGCATGGCACTGACGACCGCGGGCATCTTCTTCTGCTCGCTCTTCGATGCCGGGACGCCGCTTCCCCTCAT of the Selenomonas sputigena genome contains:
- a CDS encoding ArsR/SmtB family transcription factor — protein: MKGLETMQETPVRLPHDHGHQGAALPHMPDADTLATVSAAMKQLGDATRLHIFWFLCHYEECVINIAAYMQMSSPAISHHLRLLKASGLITSRREGKEMYYRAAETPLVEELHHTVERVGRISCPR
- a CDS encoding asparaginase — encoded protein: MKPKICILTTGGTIAGAAARSDALTGYRAGALGADELLAAVPEIADVCAIESEEIAAIDSKDMTDTVWLHLAARIKAVLAAGAAGVVVTHGTDTLEETAYFLQLVVKSEKPVVLTGAMRPATALSADGPLNLLDAVRLAASPEAHGQGALVVLNGEIHSARDVQKVHTTAVQAFVSPDVGALGRMEDGTPHFRRRVLTRHTRESEFDLAGVTTLPYVPILYGHAGADIRLARAAIESGAAGVVHAGTGNGSIHEALLATLADAAGKGIPVVRASRTGAGAVLFAESAYADAGFIDADTLPPAKARILLALALLKTNDRNEIRRMFHEY
- a CDS encoding plasmid pRiA4b ORF-3 family protein; this translates as MKAYELKIALRGQSPEVWRRVLVPEELTFSQLALVFNLAMGWEKETVFSFLLPHKKMVITELSEEQAHGERLKEAAVVQICSHLERAGAFLYLYANRREMRHDVHLENIVEPWSGRAPQVLEWSGARTAAAVLEGAKDAKDSVRYDMDAVNEKLALWCRLDRRRYEDRPLAKLYEDMEAGRYGFSAYKYKMRSIEGANATPEAQKTFFSTVFHQRLQDTEDEERVPPTLRDMFAGFAKEELLSIAEQKGIEVRHGMRKQDIIRQLTKQMLDPRVMEEYFLCLSDEEVLSLQQLLANLDDFEEESEHNFETLSTAGYIAETPEFELVISRDVAAGFIPFAVDMGEELYNRRRRRTWLINTILTANVLYSVTPLDILCRIYNQGGIGDLKPAELKKEMEKIPPEFLAGYWQRGDVFISEGLDEEEIRVILESQGDGDFYIPATEEIPLFAQGLALSDPNDEQALGLFFHETLSYDEEETVEIMRHIHWTLLAGAPVSFVRDMLKDDGYFDALTKEQDVTLRRLLNRLHDSTRSVANRGFTTNEIKERQQAARAKKEERKKASRQKVIFLKDRNKEKSH
- the ychF gene encoding redox-regulated ATPase YchF, with product MSNLDVGIVGLPNVGKSTLFNAITKAGAEAANYPFCTIEPNVGVVDVPDARLAVLHEMYQSKKTTPASVRFVDIAGLVAGASKGEGLGNKFLEHIRQVDAIAHVVRCFEDTNITHVAATIDPVRDIETILTELCLADLEVLEKRIMKLAKLAKSGSKEAKAEDEVLRRIKACLEEGKSARSLDLTEDELSLIREMNFLTLKPMLYVANVAEDEAAKDGAGNAHVAAVRDYAAKEGSEVVVVSARVESEIAELDAEDAKAFLEELGLTESGLDRLIKAAFELLGLLTFLTAGPDECRAWTIVRGTTAPKAAGKIHSDIERGFIRAEIVNYDDLVAAGSTAAAREKGQVRLEGKDYVMQDGDVTYFRFNV
- a CDS encoding MFS transporter; amino-acid sequence: MTAQKRIFAAVLLTSFMGPFLGSCINIAIPTIAVEFSCLATDLSWLATAFLLGAVALLLPFGRMADILGRCRIYAIGTAAMAAVSFIAAFSPSASFLIAMRALQGLSLGLVFSSGMALLVAAHPAKQRGRAIGYSAAATYVGLSLGPVIGGLVTQHLDWRLLFVLTSIVILVSSLLVRTIKEDWYGEREGGFDLPGAVFYTAASTLTLYGLSSLAAFPWMRFVLLAGLVFLALFLWQERRASTPLLHLSLFANTVFAMSNLAAFLNYSATYAIGFLLSLYLQLVRGLDASTAGVVLLLQPLMMAILSPIAGALSDKHEPRLVASFGMALTTAGIFFCSLFDAGTPLPLIAAACVIIGIGFGFFSPANNNAIMGAVSKKLYGVASSMVSVMRLSGQAVSMAVVTLLLAQATLPAAADWTEELSAAIRLIFSCLTVSCVAGVIASLMRGRRKTAEEERERI